In Ruminiclostridium papyrosolvens DSM 2782, the following proteins share a genomic window:
- a CDS encoding L-2-amino-thiazoline-4-carboxylic acid hydrolase: protein MDENSNYSSIDDLTKEELQQQLSDQMMLSSYIAFVFSNSMISHYGDEGKKLAEKILFEIGEYVGDKLLTSGYVKQMGMDGFLKFVELFSTLGHVKKQIVSHDENEAVIVATDCPLGMMFEIMGETQGICKVLCKLDLGVCSSLGFSAEYTLNKTISAGDNCCEYQLKRK from the coding sequence ATGGACGAAAATTCAAATTATTCATCCATTGATGATTTGACAAAAGAGGAGCTACAGCAGCAACTTTCTGATCAAATGATGCTTAGTTCATATATTGCATTTGTATTTTCCAATTCAATGATATCCCATTATGGAGATGAGGGTAAGAAGCTCGCTGAAAAAATACTTTTTGAGATAGGTGAATATGTGGGCGATAAGCTTCTTACCAGTGGATACGTTAAACAAATGGGAATGGATGGTTTTCTCAAATTTGTCGAATTGTTTTCAACGTTAGGTCATGTAAAAAAGCAAATTGTTAGTCATGATGAAAACGAAGCAGTCATAGTTGCTACAGACTGTCCATTAGGTATGATGTTTGAGATTATGGGAGAAACGCAGGGAATATGCAAGGTTCTGTGCAAACTTGACCTTGGGGTATGTAGTTCTCTGGGTTTTTCGGCAGAATATACATTAAATAAAACAATATCAGCAGGAGACAACTGTTGTGAATATCAATTAAAACGAAAATAA
- a CDS encoding MoaD/ThiS family protein, whose amino-acid sequence MMVNVEVSKAICDIGTRQIENSNITISEMLNLLSQESEVFRRNVFTEENEISSHILIFVNSSDYRAKGGADYVLNDNDDIKILALLGGG is encoded by the coding sequence ATGATGGTAAATGTGGAAGTATCAAAAGCCATTTGTGACATAGGGACAAGACAAATTGAGAACTCAAATATTACAATTTCTGAAATGTTAAATCTGTTATCCCAAGAAAGCGAAGTGTTCCGCAGGAATGTATTTACCGAAGAGAATGAGATTAGTTCACATATACTGATATTTGTTAACAGTAGTGACTATAGAGCAAAAGGTGGAGCGGATTACGTTTTAAATGACAATGATGATATAAAAATATTAGCTTTATTAGGAGGGGGTTAA
- a CDS encoding ThiF family adenylyltransferase, translated as MDNSRYSRQELFAPIGKEGQKKLKNARVAVLGAGALGTVILNNLVRAGVGFIRLVDRDYVEMSNLNRQILFDEDDAREMLPKVEAAKRKLKKINSEVVLESFFSDITSSNIESFTKDVDLIMDGTDNFELRFLINDVAVKYSIPWVYGACIGSQGIAYSVIPQEGPCLRCLTPNPPAQGKTPTCDLAGILGATVSITASLQTIEAMKILIGNNDDGERKMTSFDVWTGSFNSLNTIEKREECLCCSKRNFEFLDAISSYQVTSLCGRNAVQISAPKSSMEIEQVRESLKSIAQISDNGFFISAQIESYEFVIFPDGRVVIKGTSEPSVARMLYAKYIGM; from the coding sequence ATGGACAATAGTAGATATTCAAGGCAAGAACTATTTGCTCCCATAGGCAAAGAAGGGCAAAAAAAGCTGAAAAACGCAAGAGTGGCGGTTTTAGGTGCAGGAGCTCTCGGTACGGTTATATTAAATAATTTAGTGAGGGCTGGTGTAGGATTTATAAGGTTAGTAGATAGAGACTATGTTGAAATGTCCAATCTGAACAGGCAAATTTTATTCGACGAAGATGATGCGCGAGAGATGCTACCCAAAGTTGAGGCCGCAAAAAGAAAACTGAAAAAGATAAATTCAGAAGTGGTTTTGGAGTCATTTTTTTCAGATATAACATCATCAAATATAGAGAGTTTTACAAAAGATGTTGATTTGATTATGGATGGAACCGATAATTTCGAATTGCGTTTTCTCATAAACGATGTAGCTGTTAAATATTCTATACCTTGGGTTTACGGTGCGTGTATAGGTAGTCAGGGAATAGCTTATTCAGTAATTCCTCAAGAGGGGCCTTGTTTACGTTGCCTAACTCCTAATCCCCCTGCACAAGGGAAGACTCCAACCTGTGATTTAGCCGGAATATTAGGAGCAACGGTGAGTATTACTGCATCATTGCAAACTATAGAAGCCATGAAAATTCTTATTGGTAACAATGATGACGGGGAAAGAAAAATGACTTCTTTTGATGTTTGGACAGGAAGTTTTAACTCTTTAAATACGATAGAAAAAAGAGAAGAATGTTTATGTTGTTCAAAACGAAATTTTGAATTTCTTGATGCGATTTCATCATATCAGGTTACTAGTCTATGCGGGAGAAATGCCGTGCAAATTTCTGCTCCCAAAAGTTCAATGGAAATAGAGCAGGTAAGGGAGAGTTTAAAAAGTATAGCTCAGATAAGTGATAACGGTTTTTTTATTAGTGCACAAATAGAGTCTTATGAATTTGTCATATTTCCGGACGGACGGGTTGTAATTAAGGGCACAAGCGAACCAAGTGTAGCTAGGATGCTATATGCTAAATACATAGGAATGTAG
- a CDS encoding polyprenyl synthetase family protein yields the protein MDITLIEEWKIYKKALKKELFDIFKCSKNCEDCLSNPNSDCLNPAIRAARYACYEPVKIRPVIFSSYMLKSLTDNIDFVNNFNKVCFAFDFLYNAAHIQDDLIDESEVRESRKCTYLVFGRDYTLLASNILIFKAVELFLDFIKSTDLPKDKSLKLMGAFNYAYLISEGKSRDVASRGKVNDYDTYERIVRDQVGVLMRGIIELPYIVTGSEFPDEVFKLSEILGLLAHILDDFLDVFGFEKELGRAQASDIKMQCANLFTCILYQKIGADEYNKLEDIIQEIEDRNIKDDAQQVIQNLIKQAKVLALSISHPGQKQVMLKILAIFMDIENMIKTNLLLKGVV from the coding sequence TTGGACATTACTTTAATTGAAGAATGGAAAATATACAAAAAGGCATTGAAGAAGGAATTGTTTGACATATTTAAGTGTAGTAAGAATTGTGAAGATTGTCTTTCAAATCCCAATTCTGACTGCTTAAATCCTGCAATCAGGGCAGCAAGGTATGCGTGTTATGAACCGGTAAAGATAAGGCCTGTAATTTTTTCTTCATATATGCTGAAAAGTCTTACAGATAACATTGATTTTGTAAATAATTTTAACAAGGTTTGCTTTGCTTTTGATTTTCTGTATAATGCTGCACATATACAGGATGACTTGATAGATGAGTCAGAGGTAAGAGAAAGCAGAAAATGTACATATTTAGTTTTCGGAAGGGACTATACGCTTCTGGCTTCAAATATATTAATCTTCAAGGCAGTTGAGCTATTTCTTGACTTTATAAAGAGTACGGATCTTCCAAAGGATAAAAGCTTGAAACTGATGGGTGCATTCAATTACGCATATTTGATTTCAGAAGGTAAATCAAGAGATGTAGCAAGCAGAGGAAAGGTAAATGATTACGATACATATGAAAGAATTGTTAGAGACCAGGTAGGTGTATTGATGAGGGGAATTATTGAATTACCTTATATTGTAACCGGCTCCGAGTTCCCCGATGAAGTCTTTAAATTATCTGAGATACTGGGACTGCTGGCACATATTCTGGATGACTTTTTAGATGTATTCGGATTTGAGAAGGAATTAGGTAGAGCACAAGCATCCGACATTAAAATGCAATGTGCTAACCTTTTTACTTGCATCCTTTACCAGAAAATCGGCGCAGATGAATACAATAAGCTTGAGGATATTATTCAGGAAATTGAAGACAGAAACATAAAGGATGACGCTCAGCAGGTTATACAAAATCTGATTAAGCAGGCAAAAGTGCTGGCATTAAGCATAAGCCATCCCGGACAAAAACAGGTAATGTTAAAAATACTTGCTATATTTATGGATATTGAGAACATGATAAAAACTAACTTACTGCTTAAGGGGGTAGTATGA
- a CDS encoding DMT family transporter, protein MKWVYLFAAIILEVSGTVFMKLSEGFTKLGFSILMIVFYLASLGVLSLAIKNIDTSVAYAIWSGVGITLISVIGVVFLKESISLMKVVSILLIMAGIIGLKLSGVE, encoded by the coding sequence ATGAAGTGGGTATATTTATTTGCTGCAATTATCTTGGAGGTATCTGGAACTGTATTTATGAAACTTTCTGAGGGATTCACCAAACTTGGTTTTAGTATATTGATGATCGTGTTTTATTTAGCAAGTTTAGGTGTTTTGTCTTTAGCAATAAAAAATATTGATACCTCAGTTGCATATGCAATTTGGTCAGGGGTTGGTATAACATTAATTTCTGTTATTGGTGTAGTTTTTCTAAAAGAGTCAATTTCTTTAATGAAAGTTGTTTCCATTCTATTAATTATGGCTGGGATTATCGGTTTAAAGTTATCAGGAGTTGAATAG
- a CDS encoding polyprenyl synthetase family protein — MINILCERDEKYYQSMVLRVKNRISESICDSDLPLYSAARHYMGKGKHLRALMLLLACGATGGEPSNAIDIAAGHEILHTFSLVQDDIMDKSEKRRGTDTVHIKYGLDTAILSADYLFLKAFESFNINFINHEFDNAKRSRLLKEILELGMVICEGQFLDLNFERKFSLAEDDYLDMIYKKTAVFFEKVCTIGGIIADTSEENIHSISEMGKCLGMAFQIKDDMLSFFGDEKVVEKSLVSDVEGGKITLPIIYVLQKASTSEKDFIKNLFEKQHVEPGNIDCLKKILQSYDVEDYAEGIAMKYISRAKDKLAELPYSYEIQILDGLLNFALYRNK; from the coding sequence ATGATTAATATTTTATGTGAAAGAGATGAAAAGTATTACCAGAGTATGGTACTAAGAGTTAAGAATAGGATATCGGAATCTATTTGTGATAGCGACTTACCTCTGTACAGTGCGGCCAGACACTACATGGGTAAAGGAAAACATTTAAGGGCTTTGATGTTACTCTTGGCGTGTGGAGCAACGGGTGGAGAGCCAAGCAATGCAATAGATATAGCAGCTGGCCATGAAATATTACATACTTTTTCGCTGGTTCAAGATGATATTATGGACAAATCAGAAAAACGCCGTGGAACTGATACTGTACATATAAAATATGGATTGGATACAGCGATACTATCTGCAGATTATCTTTTCTTAAAAGCCTTTGAGAGTTTCAATATCAATTTTATTAATCACGAGTTTGATAACGCCAAAAGATCCAGATTGTTAAAAGAAATCTTGGAACTTGGAATGGTGATATGTGAAGGGCAATTCTTAGACTTGAATTTCGAGAGAAAATTTAGTTTGGCCGAAGATGATTATTTGGATATGATTTACAAAAAGACAGCGGTATTCTTTGAAAAAGTCTGTACTATTGGGGGGATTATAGCTGATACCTCTGAGGAGAATATTCATAGTATTTCTGAGATGGGTAAGTGTTTAGGTATGGCATTTCAGATTAAGGATGATATGTTGAGCTTTTTCGGAGATGAGAAAGTAGTTGAAAAATCGCTGGTAAGTGATGTTGAAGGGGGCAAAATTACCCTTCCGATTATATATGTACTTCAAAAAGCAAGTACCTCCGAAAAGGATTTCATTAAGAACTTGTTTGAAAAACAACATGTTGAGCCAGGGAATATAGATTGTCTTAAGAAAATACTACAATCATACGATGTGGAGGATTATGCAGAAGGTATAGCAATGAAGTATATATCAAGGGCTAAGGACAAACTTGCTGAATTACCATACAGTTATGAAATACAAATACTTGATGGGCTTTTAAATTTTGCATTATACAGAAATAAATAA
- a CDS encoding class I SAM-dependent methyltransferase: MRRVTLDDLVGIMGIQSLHPGALEMTKEFSELMGFNKEQHLLEVASGSGETSNWITGKYGCKITGIDYSHNMVKFATEKAQKNGLTENLNFLQADAHSLPFEGNTFDAAFSEAAVSPLDVKKVISEMARVVKPGGKVGVHDMYWMKEPGEEKRKQFYEFEGFHPMFLEQWVEIFKECGLEVVHVEEKLDMMDTFYEDSTKDMGFQKGFLGASKLLVKYGVGALKELYQELQIAKTDIRDHIKYFVLIGKKAEE; encoded by the coding sequence ATGAGGAGAGTTACATTAGATGATTTGGTTGGGATAATGGGAATTCAGAGCTTACATCCCGGTGCTTTGGAAATGACAAAGGAATTTTCAGAATTAATGGGTTTCAATAAAGAACAACACTTGCTAGAAGTTGCATCAGGAAGTGGAGAAACCTCAAATTGGATTACCGGTAAATACGGCTGCAAAATAACTGGAATAGATTATTCTCACAATATGGTGAAATTTGCTACTGAAAAAGCCCAGAAAAACGGTTTAACGGAAAATCTGAATTTTTTACAGGCTGATGCCCATAGTTTGCCTTTTGAAGGTAACACTTTTGATGCTGCTTTCTCTGAAGCTGCTGTTTCACCACTTGATGTAAAAAAAGTAATATCAGAAATGGCGAGGGTAGTTAAACCCGGGGGTAAAGTAGGGGTGCATGATATGTACTGGATGAAAGAACCCGGGGAAGAAAAGCGTAAACAATTTTACGAATTCGAAGGTTTTCATCCTATGTTCCTGGAGCAATGGGTGGAGATTTTCAAGGAATGTGGACTTGAAGTTGTTCATGTAGAAGAAAAGTTGGATATGATGGATACGTTCTATGAAGATTCAACCAAAGATATGGGTTTTCAAAAAGGCTTTTTGGGAGCATCAAAGTTACTTGTGAAATATGGGGTAGGTGCATTGAAGGAATTGTATCAAGAACTTCAGATTGCCAAAACCGATATAAGGGACCATATTAAGTATTTTGTTCTAATAGGAAAGAAAGCAGAAGAATAA
- a CDS encoding aminotransferase class V-fold PLP-dependent enzyme, producing MIYFDNAATSWPKPEVVYKKNDEFFRNSCANPGRASHIMSVESAKALEECRLMLSKLFNCPEKDRIVFTFSTTDSLNMVINGLLNQGDHVITTTMEHNSVVRPLEEMRKKSVEISYIQCNSEGFVSPSDIKKQIKNNTKLICINHVSNVTGTIQPVNEICAIARENGINSLVDGAQAVGVIPVDINEIGADFYAFPGHKGLFGPTGTGGLVIPRNTNLRPFRRGGTGSHSEEVEQPALLPYRYESGTMNVLGIAGLLEGVKFIMSEGIDAIRKHEECLVKYIIEGLGDLGQLKLYGPENLSLRTSVISFNIDGWDSSLLGITLEQGYGILSRTGMHCSPMAHKTIGTYPEGTVRISLGYFNNLEQADTFVNAVKGIVYPKG from the coding sequence ATGATATATTTTGATAATGCAGCAACTTCATGGCCAAAGCCGGAAGTAGTGTATAAGAAGAATGATGAGTTCTTCCGAAATAGTTGTGCAAATCCTGGCAGAGCTTCACACATAATGTCTGTGGAATCGGCAAAGGCTCTGGAAGAATGCAGACTAATGCTTTCTAAACTCTTTAATTGCCCTGAGAAAGATAGAATTGTTTTTACATTTAGCACAACTGATTCGCTAAATATGGTTATTAACGGTTTATTGAATCAGGGAGATCATGTAATAACAACAACGATGGAGCACAATTCAGTTGTTAGGCCTTTAGAAGAAATGCGCAAAAAAAGTGTTGAGATAAGTTATATTCAGTGTAATAGCGAGGGGTTTGTCTCACCTTCTGACATTAAAAAGCAAATAAAGAACAACACAAAGTTAATATGTATAAACCATGTTTCTAATGTAACCGGTACTATACAGCCTGTTAATGAAATTTGTGCTATCGCCAGGGAGAATGGCATAAATTCTTTGGTGGACGGTGCTCAAGCTGTGGGAGTAATTCCTGTAGACATCAATGAAATCGGAGCTGATTTCTATGCTTTTCCCGGGCATAAAGGTCTTTTTGGACCAACAGGAACAGGAGGTCTTGTTATTCCTCGGAATACCAATTTAAGACCATTTAGGAGAGGGGGAACAGGAAGTCATTCGGAAGAAGTTGAGCAGCCTGCCCTCTTACCTTACAGATATGAAAGTGGAACTATGAATGTTTTAGGCATTGCAGGTCTCCTTGAGGGAGTAAAGTTTATAATGAGCGAAGGAATCGACGCTATAAGAAAACATGAAGAATGTTTGGTAAAGTATATTATTGAAGGACTAGGGGATTTAGGTCAGTTAAAACTGTATGGACCTGAAAACTTGAGTTTAAGAACTTCTGTAATATCCTTTAATATTGACGGATGGGATAGCTCTTTGCTAGGTATTACTTTAGAACAGGGATACGGCATTCTTAGCAGAACAGGAATGCATTGTTCTCCTATGGCACATAAAACCATTGGTACTTACCCGGAAGGAACCGTTAGAATATCATTGGGTTATTTCAATAATT